One Corynebacterium uterequi DNA segment encodes these proteins:
- a CDS encoding GNAT family N-acetyltransferase: MSHQSFALRPIRPEDYPQVREIYELGLQGGHATYETQAPTWEQFAAKKILETVFVAVEAEDDSKVIGWVSAAPASSRSVFHGVVEDSIYIHPDGQGRGVAGALLDKLIETCQELHKWAIHSWIFPENTGSIGLHESRGFTKVGTYSHLAKMTYGELAGTWRDTAVYEKLLPKPDERRRP, encoded by the coding sequence ATGTCTCACCAGAGCTTTGCACTGAGGCCGATCCGGCCCGAGGACTACCCGCAGGTCCGAGAGATCTACGAACTCGGTCTCCAGGGCGGCCACGCCACCTACGAGACGCAGGCGCCGACCTGGGAACAGTTCGCGGCAAAGAAGATCCTGGAGACCGTCTTCGTCGCCGTCGAGGCCGAGGATGACTCGAAGGTTATCGGCTGGGTGTCCGCAGCGCCCGCGTCGTCGCGCTCCGTGTTTCACGGGGTGGTGGAGGATTCCATCTACATCCACCCCGACGGGCAGGGCCGCGGGGTGGCCGGCGCGCTGCTCGACAAACTCATCGAAACCTGCCAGGAACTGCACAAATGGGCTATCCATTCGTGGATCTTCCCGGAGAACACCGGGTCCATCGGGCTGCACGAGTCCCGCGGATTCACCAAGGTGGGCACGTACTCGCACCTGGCGAAGATGACCTACGGCGAATTGGCCGGCACATGGCGAGACACTGCCGTGTATGAAAAGCTGCTGCCCAAGCCGGACGAGCGGCGCCGCCCCTGA
- a CDS encoding TetR/AcrR family transcriptional regulator has translation MVDNSGGESPKRARTRRALIDSATRLVAERTFAEVTVDDICADAGVSRRTFFNHMDSKDEAILGTLPLRLDDGRVAELVENASDNLPVAMLDALAGVIADQCRHDAAEDPDFLPRVRARRATILHREPSLALIFYQRFRELGAFLRGVAVEHFDAHPGDRRCLELAVEDEAVVVVALVREAILVAAARPATHAAAPTELAAAWRESVQHLSTLAKGLSW, from the coding sequence ATGGTGGACAACTCAGGGGGCGAAAGCCCTAAACGCGCCCGAACACGGCGGGCACTCATCGACTCGGCGACGCGCCTCGTCGCCGAGCGGACCTTCGCCGAGGTGACCGTGGATGACATCTGCGCCGACGCCGGCGTCAGCCGTCGAACCTTCTTCAATCACATGGATTCCAAGGATGAGGCCATTCTCGGGACCCTGCCGCTGCGGCTGGACGACGGGCGCGTCGCCGAGCTCGTCGAGAACGCCTCTGACAACCTCCCGGTAGCGATGCTCGACGCCCTCGCCGGGGTCATCGCCGACCAATGCCGGCACGACGCCGCCGAGGATCCCGACTTCCTGCCCCGCGTCCGGGCCCGGCGCGCCACCATCCTCCACCGCGAGCCCTCCCTCGCACTCATCTTCTACCAGCGCTTCCGCGAACTTGGGGCGTTTTTGCGCGGCGTCGCGGTGGAACACTTCGACGCCCACCCCGGCGACCGTCGCTGCCTAGAGCTGGCTGTGGAAGACGAGGCGGTGGTCGTCGTGGCCCTGGTCCGCGAGGCGATCCTCGTCGCCGCCGCCCGACCGGCAACGCACGCCGCCGCCCCAACCGAACTCGCCGCCGCCTGGCGCGAATCCGTCCAGCATCTGAGCACCCTCGCGAAAGGACTTTCTTGGTGA
- a CDS encoding MDR family MFS transporter, translated as MTSRPASTPTAADAPSTNRAWIFGALMTTMLMSSMGQVIFSTALPTIVGELGGVSHMSWVISAFMVTMTIAMPVSGKLGDALGRKWLYIGSIGLFVLGSTIGGFADSMLMLVIGRAIQGFGAGSMMINSQSIIAEVTTARERGKFMGLMGAVFGFSSVLGPVAGGWFTDGPGWRWGLWMNIPLGVLAMTVATLVLRLRTGEIAWARFDWLGTALMAVGTTSVVLVTTWGGSQYEWASAPIIGLAILGVVAGLAFIWVELHSADPLIPMGLFRSRNMVLTTASGTILGLAMTGVLAYLPTYLQMVHGLSPTTAGLMMVPMMIGLLGTSTTIGFVIARTGNYKIYPIIGMLITSAGLWLFSRMTVETSLSAMGWMFFVFGFGLGMVMQVLVLIVQNSFPIRQVGIATASNNFFRQIGSTMGASLVGSLFIHNMQAELGVRLPAALAQLGAEAQALVAEGTFDRLTPGAVAALPAPLRDAVLVSYNDGLTPILLLMVPLTLLATALLLPIRRERLKDTID; from the coding sequence GTGACTTCCCGCCCAGCCTCTACCCCCACGGCAGCCGACGCGCCCTCCACCAACCGGGCATGGATCTTCGGTGCCCTCATGACCACCATGCTCATGAGCTCCATGGGCCAGGTCATCTTTTCGACGGCGCTTCCCACCATCGTTGGCGAACTGGGCGGCGTGAGCCACATGAGCTGGGTTATCTCCGCCTTTATGGTGACGATGACCATTGCCATGCCGGTCTCTGGCAAGCTCGGCGACGCCCTGGGGCGCAAATGGCTCTACATCGGCTCCATCGGCCTGTTCGTGCTCGGGTCCACCATCGGTGGCTTCGCGGATTCCATGCTCATGCTGGTCATCGGCCGGGCTATTCAAGGGTTCGGCGCCGGCAGCATGATGATTAACTCTCAATCCATCATCGCCGAGGTCACCACCGCGCGGGAACGCGGCAAGTTCATGGGGCTGATGGGCGCCGTGTTCGGCTTTAGTTCCGTCCTCGGGCCGGTGGCCGGTGGCTGGTTCACCGATGGCCCCGGCTGGCGCTGGGGATTGTGGATGAACATTCCGCTGGGCGTGCTGGCCATGACCGTGGCGACCCTCGTGCTGCGGCTGCGTACCGGTGAAATCGCCTGGGCGCGTTTCGATTGGCTCGGCACAGCCCTCATGGCGGTGGGCACGACCAGCGTCGTCCTCGTCACGACGTGGGGTGGAAGCCAGTACGAGTGGGCCTCCGCGCCGATCATCGGCCTGGCGATCCTGGGTGTTGTTGCCGGGCTGGCGTTCATCTGGGTGGAATTACACTCCGCGGATCCGCTCATCCCCATGGGCCTGTTCCGCAGCCGCAACATGGTGCTCACCACCGCTTCCGGCACGATCCTCGGCCTGGCCATGACGGGCGTGCTCGCCTACCTGCCGACGTACCTGCAGATGGTTCACGGGCTATCGCCCACCACCGCCGGGCTCATGATGGTGCCGATGATGATCGGCCTGCTGGGCACGTCGACGACGATCGGCTTCGTCATCGCCCGCACGGGAAACTACAAGATCTACCCGATCATCGGCATGCTCATCACATCCGCCGGGCTGTGGCTATTCTCCCGGATGACGGTCGAGACCTCCCTGTCCGCCATGGGCTGGATGTTCTTCGTCTTCGGTTTTGGCCTGGGGATGGTCATGCAGGTGTTGGTGCTCATCGTCCAAAACTCCTTCCCCATCCGGCAGGTGGGCATCGCCACGGCGTCGAACAACTTCTTCCGCCAGATCGGCTCAACGATGGGCGCGTCGCTCGTCGGCTCGCTGTTCATCCACAACATGCAGGCGGAACTCGGCGTCCGCCTGCCGGCGGCACTGGCACAGCTGGGCGCCGAGGCGCAGGCTCTGGTGGCGGAAGGTACCTTCGATCGGCTCACCCCGGGCGCCGTCGCCGCCCTTCCCGCTCCGCTGCGCGACGCGGTCCTCGTCTCCTACAACGACGGCCTCACGCCCATCTTGTTGCTCATGGTGCCGCTCACCCTGCTCGCGACCGCGCTCCTGCTGCCCATCCGCCGCGAGCGCCTCAAGGACACCATCGACTAG
- a CDS encoding PhoH family protein, whose product MPEDTQIRTYVVDTSVLLSDPWALRKFAEHEVVLPLVVVTELEGKRHHPELGWFARQALRFLEDLRRRHGRLDQPVPVTDDGGTLRVELNHQDQSSLPPVFRGASGDQRILACAYNLHQEGKDTILVTKDVPLRVKAGAIGLAADEYRAQDVVLTGYSGMADVAVTAEEVSELYRDGLVNLGARVADLPIHCGLKISGPSGQSALGRVVTRGNVQLVPGDQQAFGLTGRSAEQRIALDLLMDSDIGIVSVGGRAGTGKSALALCAGLEAVLERQEHRRIVVFRPLYAVGGQDLGYLPGSENEKMAPWAQAVYDTLDGLVSRNVMEEIEDRDLLEVLPLTHIRGRSLHDAFVIVDEAQSLERNVLLTVLSRLGRGSRVVLTHDVAQRDNLRVGRHDGIQAVIEKLKGRSLFAHVTLQRSERSAIAELVTELLEDGN is encoded by the coding sequence GAAACGGCATCACCCCGAGCTTGGCTGGTTCGCCCGCCAAGCTCTTCGCTTTTTGGAGGACCTTCGCCGGCGCCACGGCCGCCTCGATCAGCCGGTGCCCGTGACCGACGACGGGGGCACGCTCCGCGTCGAGCTCAACCACCAGGATCAGTCCTCGCTGCCCCCGGTGTTCCGGGGCGCTTCCGGGGATCAGCGGATCCTGGCCTGCGCCTACAACCTGCACCAGGAAGGCAAAGACACCATCCTCGTGACCAAGGACGTTCCGCTGCGGGTCAAGGCCGGCGCCATCGGCCTGGCAGCGGACGAGTACCGGGCGCAAGACGTTGTCCTCACCGGGTACTCCGGGATGGCGGACGTCGCCGTCACCGCCGAGGAGGTCTCTGAGCTGTACCGCGACGGCCTGGTCAACCTCGGCGCCCGCGTGGCGGATCTGCCCATCCACTGCGGGTTGAAGATTTCCGGCCCGTCGGGCCAGTCGGCGCTGGGGCGGGTCGTCACCCGCGGCAACGTCCAGCTGGTCCCCGGCGATCAGCAGGCCTTCGGCCTGACGGGGCGCTCCGCTGAGCAGCGCATCGCGCTGGATCTGCTCATGGATAGCGACATCGGGATAGTCTCCGTCGGCGGGCGCGCCGGCACCGGCAAGTCCGCCCTCGCGCTCTGCGCCGGATTGGAGGCGGTGCTGGAGCGGCAGGAACACCGGCGCATCGTCGTGTTTCGCCCGCTCTACGCTGTCGGCGGGCAGGACCTCGGCTACCTTCCCGGTAGTGAAAACGAAAAGATGGCCCCGTGGGCGCAGGCGGTGTATGACACCCTCGACGGCCTCGTGTCGCGCAACGTCATGGAGGAGATCGAGGACCGTGATCTCCTCGAAGTCCTGCCGCTGACACACATTCGCGGCCGCAGCCTGCACGACGCCTTCGTCATCGTCGACGAGGCACAATCACTGGAGCGCAACGTCTTACTCACCGTGCTCTCTCGCCTCGGGCGGGGCTCGCGGGTGGTGCTTACCCACGACGTCGCGCAGCGCGACAACCTGCGGGTAGGCCGGCACGACGGCATCCAGGCGGTCATCGAGAAACTCAAAGGCCGCAGCCTCTTCGCGCATGTGACGCTGCAGCGCTCGGAGCGTTCGGCGATTGCCGAGTTGGTCACCGAGCTTCTCGAAGACGGGAACTAG